One genomic segment of Paenibacillus xylanexedens includes these proteins:
- the dnaA gene encoding chromosomal replication initiator protein DnaA, whose product MDSHTSDLWQQILSIIQNKLSKPSFDTWFKATKATKLNDRSIVISAPTTFAVEWLESRYTKLVGSTVYELLGKQVDVKFVIEENKPAEPDPQLPAPTPTVVQEEAVLSMLNPKYTFDTFVIGPGNRFAHAASLAVAEAPAKAYNPLFLYGGVGLGKTHLMHAIGHYVLEHDPGSKVVYLSSEKFTNEFINSIRDNRGESFRNKYRSVDILLIDDIQFLAGKESTQEEFFHTFNALHEERKQIIISSDRPPKEIPTLEERLRSRFEWGLITDIQPPDLETRIAILRKKARAENLDIPNEAMMYIANQIDTNIRELEGALIRVVAYSSLTNQDVTTHLAAEALKDIIPSSRPKMITIHDIQQKVGEYYSLKLEDFKARKRTKAVAFPRQIAMYLSRELTDFSLPKIGEAFGGRDHTTVIHAHEKISQAIKNDQDLYKVINNLTEKIKNPT is encoded by the coding sequence GTGGACAGCCATACTTCTGATTTATGGCAGCAAATTTTATCAATCATACAAAACAAACTCAGCAAACCCAGCTTTGACACCTGGTTCAAAGCAACCAAAGCCACCAAGCTGAATGACCGTTCAATCGTCATTTCCGCACCAACCACGTTTGCCGTCGAATGGCTGGAGAGCCGTTACACCAAATTGGTTGGCTCGACGGTATACGAGTTGCTTGGCAAGCAAGTCGATGTGAAATTTGTCATCGAAGAGAACAAGCCTGCTGAACCGGACCCGCAACTGCCGGCGCCAACGCCTACAGTTGTACAGGAAGAAGCCGTACTCAGCATGCTCAATCCGAAATATACGTTCGATACATTTGTCATCGGGCCGGGCAACCGTTTTGCCCATGCCGCATCGCTGGCGGTCGCTGAAGCGCCCGCCAAAGCTTACAATCCTCTCTTTCTGTATGGAGGAGTAGGTCTCGGTAAAACTCACTTAATGCATGCGATCGGACATTATGTTCTGGAGCATGATCCGGGCAGCAAAGTCGTTTATTTGTCGTCTGAGAAATTCACGAACGAATTCATTAACTCGATCCGTGATAACCGCGGGGAGAGCTTCCGTAACAAATACCGGAGCGTCGACATCTTGCTCATTGATGATATTCAGTTCTTGGCGGGAAAAGAATCAACACAAGAGGAATTTTTCCATACGTTTAATGCGCTGCACGAGGAACGGAAGCAGATTATCATCTCCAGCGACAGACCACCGAAGGAAATTCCGACATTGGAAGAACGGCTTCGTTCTCGCTTTGAATGGGGGTTAATCACGGATATCCAGCCTCCAGATTTGGAGACAAGGATCGCAATTTTGCGGAAAAAGGCACGTGCGGAAAACTTGGATATTCCGAATGAAGCGATGATGTACATTGCCAACCAGATTGACACCAACATCCGTGAACTGGAGGGCGCCCTGATTCGGGTCGTTGCTTATTCTTCACTGACTAATCAAGATGTAACCACTCATCTGGCAGCTGAAGCACTGAAGGATATTATTCCTTCCAGTCGTCCCAAAATGATCACTATTCATGACATCCAACAAAAGGTCGGCGAGTATTATAGCCTTAAGCTTGAAGATTTCAAAGCACGGAAACGGACCAAGGCAGTTGCTTTTCCAAGACAGATTGCCATGTATCTCTCTCGTGAACTGACAGACTTTTCTCTGCCCAAAATTGGGGAAGCATTCGGAGGACGAGATCACACCACTGTCATACATGCTCACGAAAAAATCTCCCAAGCGATTAAAAACGATCAGGATCTCTATAAAGTTATCAACAACTTAACCGAAAAAATTAAGAATCCAACCTGA
- the dnaN gene encoding DNA polymerase III subunit beta: protein MKISIMKNYLNDSIQQVSKAISSRTTIPILSGIKFDVNHQGVTLTASDTDISIQSFIPLEDGDKSVVQVDQPGSVVLPAKFFVEIIKKLPSQEVHMEVKENFNTFISAGATEIQLVGLDPEEFPVLPSIEENQTVSIPGDLLKNMIKQTVFSISTHETTPILTGVLWSLGDNELKFVATDRHRLATRSAMLDNAEGIRFNNVVISGKTLNELSKIVPDQNTLVDIVVADNQVLFKIDRVLFYSRILDGTYPDTSRIIPTSYKTELVLDTKKLSESIDRAYLLSREEKTNIVRMQTMDSGSVEISSSSSELGKVREEIEPAEFTGDPLKISFNSKYMLDVLKVVESEQLMIAFTGVMSPIILKPLDDSHSLYVILPYRTTN from the coding sequence ATGAAAATCAGCATAATGAAAAACTACTTAAACGATTCCATACAGCAAGTATCCAAAGCGATCTCGAGCCGTACGACGATTCCGATTCTGAGCGGTATCAAATTCGACGTGAATCATCAAGGTGTAACGTTGACAGCAAGTGACACCGATATATCCATTCAATCCTTCATCCCGCTTGAAGATGGAGATAAAAGCGTAGTTCAGGTAGATCAACCGGGCAGTGTAGTTTTGCCAGCCAAGTTTTTCGTGGAGATCATCAAGAAGCTGCCATCGCAAGAAGTGCACATGGAAGTCAAAGAGAACTTCAACACCTTTATCTCCGCAGGTGCTACCGAAATTCAACTGGTAGGTCTTGATCCGGAAGAATTCCCGGTACTGCCAAGCATCGAAGAAAACCAAACGGTCTCCATTCCAGGAGATTTGCTGAAAAATATGATCAAACAAACGGTTTTCTCCATTTCCACACATGAGACTACTCCAATCCTGACAGGTGTACTCTGGAGTTTGGGTGACAACGAATTGAAATTTGTGGCAACAGACCGTCACCGTCTTGCTACTCGATCAGCAATGCTGGATAATGCAGAAGGTATCCGCTTCAACAACGTGGTCATTTCCGGTAAAACGCTGAACGAGCTCAGCAAAATTGTTCCGGATCAAAATACCCTTGTGGATATCGTTGTTGCAGATAACCAGGTCCTGTTCAAAATCGACCGTGTATTGTTCTACTCCCGTATTTTGGACGGAACATATCCGGATACTTCTAGAATTATTCCAACGTCATACAAAACAGAACTTGTTTTAGATACAAAAAAATTAAGTGAATCCATTGACCGGGCTTATTTGCTGTCGCGTGAAGAGAAAACAAACATCGTGCGTATGCAAACGATGGATTCAGGATCCGTTGAAATTTCTTCAAGCTCTTCCGAGCTAGGTAAAGTAAGAGAAGAAATCGAACCTGCCGAGTTTACAGGAGATCCGTTAAAAATCTCGTTCAACTCCAAATACATGCTGGATGTGCTGAAAGTTGTTGAAAGTGAGCAGCTGATGATCGCTTTTACAGGAGTCATGAGTCCAATTATCTTGAAACCGCTGGATGACAGTCACAGCCTTTACGTGATATTGCCATATCGGACGACCAACTAA
- the yaaA gene encoding S4 domain-containing protein YaaA, with amino-acid sequence MNQVTIRTEYIKLDQFLKLADCIPTGGMAKALLQEGLVRVNKEPEERRGRKLYPGDIVEVDGEGTFEVAAE; translated from the coding sequence GTGAACCAAGTTACGATTCGTACGGAATATATTAAGCTTGATCAATTTTTGAAACTGGCTGATTGCATCCCAACTGGAGGTATGGCCAAAGCTTTGCTTCAGGAAGGACTTGTACGTGTGAATAAAGAGCCTGAGGAACGCCGGGGACGTAAGTTATACCCTGGGGATATCGTTGAAGTGGACGGAGAAGGCACATTCGAAGTTGCTGCAGAATAA
- the recF gene encoding DNA replication/repair protein RecF (All proteins in this family for which functions are known are DNA-binding proteins that assist the filamentation of RecA onto DNA for the initiation of recombination or recombinational repair.), which yields MFVNSIDLQNFRNYEHLRLDSFGPVNLLIGQNAQGKTNLAEAIFVLALTKSHRTSRDKELIRFGEERARLAAEVDKKYGSVKLELSLSQQGKKAKINGLEQRKLSDFVGALNVVMFAPEDLEIVKGTPGVRRRFLDMEIGQVAPGYLYHLQQYQKVLVQRNNLLKQLWGKGASAQTMLEVWNEQLVEHGVKIVKKRKQFIKKLQKWAETIHQGITGGGEVLRLAYLPSFSEAAEEDEAVLMDQFMIKLSQMKEQEIRRGTTLSGPHRDDLSFFINDREVQTYGSQGQQRTTALSLKLAEIELIHEEIGEYPVLLLDDVLSELDPFRQTQLIETFQSKVQTFITATGIESLNVDKLKDASIYHVHAGQVER from the coding sequence GTGTTTGTGAACAGCATTGATCTGCAGAATTTCCGCAATTATGAACATCTGAGACTGGATTCTTTTGGTCCCGTAAACTTGTTGATCGGGCAAAATGCCCAAGGAAAGACCAATCTTGCAGAGGCGATTTTTGTCCTTGCACTCACCAAGAGCCACCGTACATCTCGTGACAAGGAGCTGATTCGTTTCGGTGAGGAACGTGCCAGACTTGCAGCAGAGGTCGACAAAAAGTACGGATCGGTCAAGCTTGAACTATCTTTGTCGCAACAAGGCAAAAAAGCAAAGATTAACGGCCTGGAGCAGCGCAAGTTAAGTGATTTTGTCGGAGCGCTCAATGTTGTGATGTTTGCACCGGAGGATCTGGAGATTGTAAAAGGCACACCGGGGGTCCGCCGCCGGTTTCTTGACATGGAGATTGGACAGGTTGCACCTGGCTACCTGTACCACCTGCAGCAATATCAAAAAGTGCTCGTCCAACGAAACAATTTGCTTAAGCAGTTATGGGGAAAAGGGGCATCGGCCCAGACTATGCTTGAGGTGTGGAACGAACAACTGGTCGAGCATGGTGTTAAAATCGTCAAAAAAAGGAAACAATTCATAAAGAAACTGCAAAAGTGGGCAGAAACGATTCATCAGGGGATCACCGGAGGCGGAGAAGTCTTGCGGCTGGCCTACCTTCCTTCCTTCAGCGAAGCCGCTGAGGAAGATGAAGCTGTCTTAATGGACCAATTTATGATAAAATTATCACAAATGAAAGAGCAGGAGATTCGCCGAGGCACAACCCTTAGTGGGCCGCATCGGGATGACCTGTCCTTTTTCATTAACGATCGGGAAGTACAAACATATGGCTCGCAGGGGCAGCAGCGCACAACGGCGTTGTCCCTTAAACTTGCGGAAATTGAACTGATTCATGAAGAAATCGGAGAATATCCAGTTCTGTTGCTGGATGATGTTCTGTCCGAGCTGGACCCTTTTCGCCAGACGCAGCTGATCGAAACGTTCCAGAGCAAGGTGCAAACCTTTATTACGGCTACGGGGATCGAGAGCCTGAACGTTGACAAGCTCAAAGATGCCAGTATTTATCACGTTCATGCCGGACAGGTTGAACGCTAA
- the remB gene encoding extracellular matrix regulator RemB, whose amino-acid sequence MYIHLGGEKIIRSSELVAIFDISIEKSSKISKQYVTHAEQEKTVEHIGEEEAKSIVVTKNIVYYSPISSATLKKRAHIFPDL is encoded by the coding sequence ATGTACATTCATCTGGGCGGTGAGAAGATCATCCGTTCTTCCGAATTGGTCGCTATTTTTGATATATCGATTGAAAAATCCTCAAAGATCTCCAAGCAGTATGTCACGCATGCCGAGCAGGAAAAAACAGTGGAACACATCGGCGAAGAGGAAGCCAAGTCCATTGTGGTGACCAAAAACATTGTGTACTACTCGCCTATTTCCTCAGCCACGCTGAAAAAGCGGGCTCACATTTTTCCGGATCTCTAG
- the gyrB gene encoding DNA topoisomerase (ATP-hydrolyzing) subunit B, producing the protein MSMNQPSYDANEIQVLEGLEAVRKRPGMYIGSTSSKGLHHLVWEVVDNSIDEALAGYCDHIEVSIHEDNSVTVVDNGRGIPVGEHTKMKRPALEVVMTVLHAGGKFGGGGYKVSGGLHGVGVSVVNALSEKVVVTVKREGHIYQQEYRRGAPQYDLKVIGTTDETGTTVRFHPDPEIFTETRVYEYDILLARIRELAFLNKGIGLTLTDERTGATNSFLYEGGIIEYVSFLNQKREVLHENPIYVEGSRDNIQVEVALQYNDNYTENIYSFANNINTHEGGTHESGFKSALTRIINDYARKAGVIKDSTGNLSGDDVREGLTAIISVKIPEPQFEGQTKTKLGNSEVRGIVESLFAEKLQEFLEENPSVSRRILEKGLQAARAREAARKARELTRRKGALEVSSLPGKLADCSSKDASISELYIVEGDSAGGSAKQGRDRHFQAILPLRGKILNVEKARLDRILGNAEIRAIITAMGTGIGDDFDIAKARYHKIILMTDADVDGAHIRTLLLTFLYRYMRKIIEAGYVYIAQPPLFKIERNKVIRYAGSERERDEIIATLGENAKFNVQRYKGLGEMNAGQLWETTMDPESRTMMQVSINDAILADTMFDTLMGDNVEPRRDFIQENAKYVKNLDI; encoded by the coding sequence ATGTCTATGAATCAACCGTCATATGATGCGAATGAAATTCAGGTCCTTGAAGGATTGGAAGCCGTACGGAAGCGTCCGGGCATGTATATCGGTTCCACCAGTTCCAAGGGCCTGCATCATCTGGTCTGGGAAGTAGTGGACAACAGTATTGACGAAGCGCTTGCAGGTTACTGCGACCACATTGAGGTCAGTATCCATGAAGACAATAGCGTGACTGTAGTCGATAACGGACGGGGTATTCCTGTCGGCGAACATACCAAAATGAAACGTCCTGCACTTGAGGTAGTTATGACTGTCCTCCATGCAGGGGGGAAATTTGGCGGCGGCGGATATAAAGTATCCGGTGGTTTGCATGGTGTTGGTGTGTCCGTTGTGAATGCACTCTCTGAAAAAGTGGTTGTAACGGTTAAACGTGAGGGACATATCTATCAACAGGAATATCGCCGTGGAGCTCCACAGTACGACCTGAAAGTGATCGGTACAACCGACGAAACAGGAACAACGGTTAGATTCCATCCGGACCCTGAAATTTTTACGGAAACAAGAGTTTATGAATATGACATCTTGCTGGCCCGTATTCGTGAGCTGGCGTTCCTGAACAAGGGTATTGGTCTTACACTGACGGATGAGCGTACAGGTGCAACCAACTCATTCCTGTATGAAGGCGGCATTATCGAATACGTCTCCTTCCTCAACCAGAAGCGCGAAGTACTGCATGAAAATCCAATTTACGTTGAAGGTTCCAGAGATAACATCCAGGTGGAAGTTGCCCTGCAATACAATGACAACTACACCGAGAATATCTATTCCTTCGCGAACAATATCAACACGCATGAGGGCGGAACGCATGAATCAGGTTTCAAGAGTGCCCTTACGCGGATTATCAATGACTACGCCCGTAAGGCTGGGGTAATCAAGGACAGCACGGGGAACCTTTCCGGGGATGACGTGCGTGAAGGCTTGACAGCTATTATTTCGGTCAAGATTCCGGAACCGCAATTTGAAGGACAGACAAAGACCAAGCTGGGCAACAGCGAAGTGCGTGGGATTGTCGAATCCTTGTTTGCCGAGAAGCTGCAGGAGTTCCTGGAAGAGAATCCTTCCGTATCCCGTCGCATTTTGGAAAAAGGGCTGCAAGCAGCACGTGCGCGTGAAGCTGCCCGTAAAGCCCGTGAACTGACACGTCGTAAAGGTGCACTCGAAGTGAGCTCACTTCCAGGTAAACTGGCAGACTGTTCATCCAAGGATGCTTCAATCAGCGAATTGTACATCGTCGAAGGTGACTCTGCAGGCGGATCAGCAAAGCAAGGTCGGGATCGTCATTTCCAAGCGATTTTGCCACTGCGTGGTAAGATTTTGAACGTGGAAAAAGCTCGTCTTGACCGAATATTGGGTAATGCGGAGATTAGAGCAATTATTACGGCAATGGGTACGGGTATTGGTGATGACTTCGATATTGCCAAAGCACGCTATCACAAAATCATTTTGATGACCGATGCCGACGTTGATGGTGCTCATATCCGAACACTATTGCTGACATTCCTGTATCGGTACATGCGTAAAATCATTGAGGCAGGTTATGTATATATTGCACAACCGCCATTGTTCAAGATTGAGCGTAACAAAGTGATTCGTTATGCCGGTTCCGAGAGAGAGCGCGATGAAATTATTGCAACGCTCGGCGAAAATGCGAAATTCAACGTTCAGCGTTACAAAGGTCTTGGCGAGATGAATGCCGGACAATTGTGGGAAACGACGATGGATCCGGAGAGCCGGACCATGATGCAAGTATCGATTAATGATGCCATACTTGCTGATACCATGTTTGACACCCTGATGGGGGATAACGTTGAACCGCGTCGTGACTTTATCCAAGAAAATGCAAAATACGTGAAAAACCTCGACATTTAA
- a CDS encoding YheC/YheD family protein: MGIQRVSSKWAKTAVLQRSRIVNEYIPVTRKYSRQTLERMTELFESNYIKPDRGTYGNGVMRVRTTRLYEPVVNSEDSTTDAEVSEETNDRNLADEPEASAVISRATYLTTTYHLQYGTEERSFHSLDELERALNDRIQEREYIIQQGISLMKHENLPFDLRVLTQKNLLHNWETTGVLGRVAAPGKIITNIHGGGRLATFEELVLPHLHQDGFKKLRTELYRLGIHTAVQLQTSFPRLKEIGIDIALDEAGRPWILEVNTLPGIYAFGLLPDKEAYRKIKRYAIAYGRLPSKKGKSSRPSPKAQASSAKKRVRR; the protein is encoded by the coding sequence TTGGGTATCCAACGCGTCTCCAGCAAATGGGCCAAAACAGCCGTGTTACAACGCAGTCGCATTGTGAATGAATATATCCCAGTGACCCGAAAATATAGCCGTCAAACTCTGGAACGAATGACTGAATTATTTGAGTCCAACTATATCAAACCGGACCGTGGCACTTACGGTAATGGCGTTATGCGGGTGAGAACAACCCGTTTATACGAACCTGTTGTTAATTCCGAAGATTCCACCACAGATGCAGAGGTTTCGGAAGAAACCAATGATCGAAACCTGGCTGATGAACCCGAAGCAAGTGCTGTTATCTCCAGAGCTACCTATCTCACAACAACATATCATCTCCAATACGGTACAGAGGAGAGATCATTTCATTCCCTGGACGAACTCGAACGAGCACTGAATGATCGCATTCAGGAACGTGAATATATCATTCAACAGGGAATCTCGCTGATGAAGCATGAAAATTTGCCTTTTGACTTGCGTGTGTTAACTCAGAAAAATCTGCTACACAACTGGGAAACAACAGGTGTTCTGGGACGTGTTGCTGCCCCGGGTAAAATCATCACCAACATTCATGGCGGTGGGCGATTGGCCACGTTTGAAGAACTCGTACTCCCCCATCTTCATCAGGATGGCTTCAAAAAACTTCGCACTGAGCTGTACCGCTTAGGTATTCATACCGCTGTGCAATTGCAAACATCATTTCCAAGACTTAAAGAGATTGGTATTGATATTGCGCTAGACGAAGCAGGGCGTCCCTGGATTCTTGAAGTCAACACACTGCCAGGCATTTACGCCTTTGGCTTATTACCGGACAAGGAGGCGTACCGGAAGATCAAACGTTATGCGATTGCGTACGGTCGTTTGCCCTCCAAAAAGGGTAAGAGCTCCCGGCCATCCCCTAAAGCACAGGCTTCATCTGCCAAAAAACGTGTACGCAGATAA
- the gyrA gene encoding DNA gyrase subunit A yields MAEEMNSQITDRDIGVEMRESFMDYAMSIIVSRALPDVRDGLKPVHRRILYAMSELGMTPDKPHKKSARIVGEVIGKYHPHGDSAVYETMVRMAQDFSLRYMHVDGHGNFGSVDGDMAAAMRYTEARLSKIAMEMLRDINKDTIDFQPNYDGEEHEPIVLPARFPNLLVNGVGGIAVGMATNIPPHNLGEVIDGVQAMIQNPDITSMELMDYIQGPDFPTSGYILGRSGIRQAYQTGRGSVTMRAKTNIEENNNKARIIVTELPYQVNKARLVEKIAELVRDKKIDGITDLRDESDRNGMRVVIELRRDVNPGVVLNNLYKHTSMQSTFGINMLAIVNKEPKILNLREVLYHYLQHQIEVIRRRTQFELKKAEARAHILEGLRIALDHIDEIITLIRSSSNADAAREGLIERFSLSHDQAQAILDMRLQRLTGLERERIENEYNELMVKIREYREILANEHLVLEIISTELQEIRDRFSDDRRTEITVGEESILDEDLIPREEVIITITHTGYVKRLPVSTYRSQKRGGRGVVGMDTKDTDFVEHLFVTNSHNYLMFFTDKGKVYRLKAYEIPELGRTARGTPIINLIQIEQGESVNAVIPVQEFESDRYLFFATRQGVVKKTPLEDYTNIRKGGLIGISLRDDDVLIDVKLTDGLQEIIMGTAHGMSIRFSEGNVRSMGRSATGVKGITLDEQDAVIGMDVVDKELDVLIVTAKGYGKRTPVNDYRMQTRGGKGIKTINVTEKNGSVVSLKMVKTEEDLMIITSSGTLIRMSMEGISTMGRYTQGVKLIHIRDEDSVATVSRIDKNEEEPDDESLEGLEGEESQAPVVSLEEGTVSDAEVNEVEGDDDSGSEA; encoded by the coding sequence ATGGCGGAAGAAATGAACTCTCAGATTACAGATCGGGATATAGGCGTCGAGATGCGTGAATCGTTTATGGATTATGCGATGAGCATCATCGTTAGCCGTGCCTTACCTGACGTGCGTGATGGATTGAAGCCGGTTCACCGGCGTATTCTGTACGCGATGTCAGAGCTCGGCATGACACCCGATAAACCACATAAAAAATCAGCCAGAATCGTCGGCGAAGTTATCGGTAAGTATCACCCACACGGTGACTCTGCTGTTTACGAGACGATGGTACGGATGGCACAGGATTTCTCCCTGCGTTATATGCATGTAGATGGACATGGTAACTTTGGATCGGTCGATGGTGATATGGCAGCAGCCATGCGTTATACCGAAGCACGTTTGTCCAAGATTGCTATGGAAATGCTCAGAGATATCAACAAGGATACGATTGATTTCCAACCAAACTATGACGGTGAAGAACATGAGCCAATCGTTCTGCCTGCTCGTTTTCCTAACTTGCTTGTCAATGGGGTCGGCGGGATCGCGGTAGGTATGGCTACCAATATTCCTCCTCATAACCTGGGTGAGGTCATTGATGGTGTACAGGCCATGATTCAAAATCCGGACATTACATCCATGGAACTCATGGATTACATTCAAGGACCAGACTTCCCTACGTCCGGCTACATTTTGGGCCGTTCAGGCATTCGCCAGGCGTATCAGACCGGACGTGGTTCAGTAACGATGCGGGCTAAAACCAACATCGAAGAGAACAACAACAAGGCGCGAATTATCGTTACAGAGTTGCCTTATCAGGTAAACAAGGCGAGACTTGTTGAGAAAATCGCCGAGTTGGTACGTGATAAAAAGATTGATGGTATTACTGACCTTCGTGATGAGTCTGACCGTAATGGTATGCGGGTTGTAATTGAACTTCGCAGAGACGTGAATCCGGGGGTTGTCCTGAACAACCTGTACAAACATACATCGATGCAATCCACTTTCGGGATTAACATGCTTGCGATTGTTAATAAAGAACCTAAAATTCTGAACTTGCGTGAAGTGTTGTATCACTATCTGCAGCATCAGATTGAGGTTATTCGCAGACGTACGCAGTTTGAACTGAAAAAGGCTGAAGCTCGTGCACACATTCTAGAAGGTTTACGTATTGCGCTGGATCATATCGACGAGATTATTACGTTGATTCGTTCATCCAGTAATGCGGATGCAGCAAGAGAAGGTTTGATTGAGCGCTTCTCACTCAGTCATGATCAGGCTCAAGCTATTCTCGATATGCGTCTGCAACGACTCACAGGTCTGGAACGCGAACGTATTGAAAATGAATATAACGAACTGATGGTCAAAATCAGAGAGTATCGCGAAATTCTGGCCAATGAGCATCTGGTGCTTGAGATTATCAGTACGGAGCTGCAAGAGATCCGCGACCGCTTCAGCGATGATCGTCGTACAGAGATCACTGTAGGCGAAGAGAGCATTCTGGATGAGGACCTGATTCCACGTGAAGAGGTTATCATTACGATTACTCATACAGGCTACGTGAAACGTCTGCCGGTATCCACATACCGCAGCCAGAAACGTGGTGGACGTGGGGTCGTGGGTATGGATACGAAAGATACCGACTTTGTCGAGCATTTGTTTGTGACCAACTCCCACAATTACCTCATGTTCTTCACTGACAAAGGTAAAGTGTACCGTCTCAAAGCTTACGAGATTCCAGAGCTTGGACGTACCGCTCGGGGAACGCCGATTATCAACCTGATCCAGATCGAGCAGGGCGAATCGGTCAATGCCGTAATTCCGGTCCAGGAATTCGAAAGTGACAGATATTTGTTCTTTGCTACCCGCCAAGGGGTTGTGAAGAAGACGCCACTTGAGGATTACACCAATATCCGCAAAGGCGGCTTGATCGGTATTTCCTTACGTGATGATGACGTTCTGATCGATGTTAAGCTGACCGATGGATTGCAAGAGATCATCATGGGTACAGCTCACGGAATGTCTATTCGATTCTCGGAAGGTAATGTACGTTCCATGGGACGTAGCGCAACCGGGGTCAAAGGGATTACATTGGATGAACAGGATGCTGTTATCGGCATGGATGTAGTTGATAAAGAGCTTGATGTTCTGATCGTTACAGCCAAAGGTTACGGTAAACGTACACCTGTCAATGATTATCGGATGCAGACTCGTGGCGGTAAAGGGATCAAGACTATTAATGTCACTGAGAAGAACGGCTCAGTAGTCAGCCTCAAAATGGTTAAAACCGAAGAGGATCTGATGATTATCACGTCTAGCGGTACGTTGATCCGGATGAGCATGGAAGGCATATCCACTATGGGTCGATACACGCAGGGTGTGAAGCTGATTCATATTCGTGACGAGGATTCAGTAGCTACAGTCAGCCGAATTGACAAAAATGAAGAGGAACCAGACGATGAGTCGCTTGAAGGCTTGGAAGGCGAGGAGTCCCAAGCTCCGGTAGTAAGCTTGGAAGAAGGCACCGTTTCTGACGCTGAGGTTAATGAAGTTGAGGGCGACGACGATTCCGGTTCGGAAGCATAA
- a CDS encoding HD-GYP domain-containing protein — protein sequence MGLITLSEVKPGLKLGSDVQTLRGNVLLQKGKVILPKDMEVLRAFMIQQVDIEQERTVSSSTGIKGASVSAGSSANDNNGERTGKTGNVTTAPVVTSLQDEYEKMIGLTKNAFLSSLAAELPVYELRTQLEAVFAHLKQYNVLTFSPRVMQEHDYVYHHAVLSAITSYQLAQWIDLPSKDWMQVAFAGLFHDIGNNKVDPQILHKPSTLTATEQEEIRQHTKYGYQILKQAKAINEGARLAALQHHEKVDGSGYPLQLSGTQIHIYAKIVAIADIFHAMTLEKIYRKAQSPYLVLEQIQSEAFGKLDPAIVSVFVQRSTQIHNGIRVKLSNNQIGEIVFSDRDHPTRPMVSVEGTIINLMQQRQLHIQEVIG from the coding sequence ATGGGATTAATCACCCTGTCAGAAGTCAAACCAGGACTCAAACTTGGGAGTGATGTGCAAACACTTCGCGGCAACGTTCTGCTTCAGAAGGGAAAAGTCATTTTACCCAAGGATATGGAAGTGCTCAGAGCCTTTATGATTCAACAGGTAGATATTGAACAAGAAAGAACGGTGTCGAGTAGTACAGGAATCAAAGGTGCATCTGTGTCCGCAGGAAGTTCTGCCAATGACAACAATGGTGAACGGACAGGGAAGACAGGGAACGTCACCACAGCTCCTGTAGTAACGTCTTTGCAGGATGAGTATGAGAAGATGATCGGACTAACCAAAAATGCTTTCCTGTCCTCTCTGGCGGCTGAATTACCGGTCTATGAGTTACGTACACAGTTGGAGGCTGTGTTTGCACATCTCAAACAATATAATGTGCTTACCTTCAGTCCACGAGTAATGCAAGAACATGATTATGTATATCACCATGCCGTACTGAGTGCGATCACATCCTATCAACTGGCTCAATGGATCGATCTCCCCTCCAAGGATTGGATGCAAGTGGCTTTTGCAGGCTTGTTCCATGATATTGGTAACAACAAGGTAGATCCGCAGATACTCCATAAACCATCCACGTTGACGGCTACAGAGCAGGAAGAGATTCGTCAGCATACGAAATATGGTTATCAGATCCTTAAACAGGCAAAGGCCATTAATGAGGGAGCCAGACTTGCAGCTTTGCAACATCATGAAAAAGTGGATGGTTCAGGCTACCCGTTGCAGCTTAGTGGGACGCAGATTCATATTTATGCCAAGATTGTAGCTATCGCTGATATTTTCCACGCCATGACGCTGGAGAAGATCTACCGCAAGGCACAATCACCATACCTAGTCCTAGAACAGATCCAAAGTGAGGCATTTGGGAAATTGGACCCTGCAATCGTAAGTGTATTTGTTCAACGGTCGACCCAGATCCATAATGGCATCCGAGTGAAACTCAGCAATAACCAGATTGGAGAGATCGTATTCTCTGATCGAGATCATCCTACACGGCCTATGGTGTCAGTAGAAGGAACCATCATTAACCTGATGCAGCAACGGCAGCTTCACATCCAAGAGGTTATCGGATAA